A genomic segment from Bacillus cereus G9842 encodes:
- the fusA gene encoding elongation factor G: MTREFSLENTRNIGIMAHIDAGKTTATERILYYTGRIHKIGETHEGASQMDWMEQEQERGITITSAATTAQWKGHRVNIIDTPGHVDFTVEVERSLRVLDGAVAVLDAQSGVEPQTETVWRQATTYGVPRIVFVNKMDKIGADFLYSVGTIHDRLQANAHPIQLPIGAEDEFNGIIDLVEECAYMYGNDLGTDIERVEIPEEHKELAEEYRGKLIEAVAELDEEMMMKYLEGEEITVEELKAGIRKATTSVEFFPVICGSAFKNKGVQILLDAVIDYLPSPLDVPAIKGTLPDTDEEVERKSSDEEPFAALAFKIMTDPYVGKLTFFRVYSGVLNSGSYVKNSTKGKRERVGRILQMHANSREEISTVYAGDIAAAVGLKDTTTGDTLCDEKSLVILESMEFPEPVISVAIEPKSKADQDKMGTALSKLSEEDPTFRAHTDQETGQTIIAGMGELHLDIIVDRMRREFKVEANVGAPQVAYRETFRAAAKVEGKFARQSGGRGQFGHVWIEFAPNEEGKGFEFENKIVGGVVPREYIPAVGAGLEDSLKNGVLAGYPLVDIKAALVDGSYHDVDSSEMAFKIAASMALKAAVSKCNPVILEPMMKVEVVIPEEYMGDIMGDVTSRRGRVEGMEARGNAQVVRAMVPLSEMFGYATALRSNTQGRGTFSMTFDHYEEVPKSVSEEIIKKNKGE, from the coding sequence TATCACAATTACTTCTGCTGCAACTACAGCTCAATGGAAAGGTCACCGTGTAAACATCATTGATACTCCAGGACACGTAGACTTCACAGTAGAAGTAGAACGTTCTTTACGCGTACTTGATGGTGCGGTAGCAGTACTTGATGCACAATCTGGTGTAGAACCACAAACAGAAACTGTTTGGCGTCAGGCTACTACTTACGGTGTACCTCGTATCGTATTCGTTAACAAAATGGATAAGATCGGTGCAGATTTCTTATACTCTGTAGGAACAATCCACGATCGTTTACAAGCAAACGCACATCCAATTCAGTTACCAATCGGTGCTGAAGATGAGTTCAATGGTATCATTGATCTTGTTGAAGAGTGTGCTTACATGTACGGTAACGATTTAGGAACAGACATCGAGCGTGTCGAAATTCCTGAAGAGCACAAAGAACTAGCTGAAGAATACCGTGGAAAGCTTATTGAAGCGGTAGCTGAGCTTGATGAAGAAATGATGATGAAGTACCTAGAAGGTGAAGAAATCACTGTAGAAGAGCTTAAAGCTGGTATCCGTAAGGCTACAACTTCTGTAGAATTCTTCCCAGTAATCTGTGGTTCTGCATTCAAAAACAAAGGTGTTCAAATCCTGTTAGACGCAGTTATCGACTACCTACCATCTCCATTAGATGTACCTGCTATTAAAGGTACTCTTCCGGATACAGATGAAGAAGTAGAACGTAAGTCTAGCGATGAAGAACCATTCGCAGCTCTAGCATTCAAAATCATGACTGACCCTTATGTTGGTAAGTTAACGTTCTTCCGTGTGTACTCTGGTGTGTTAAACTCTGGATCATACGTGAAAAACTCAACTAAAGGTAAGCGTGAGCGTGTAGGACGTATCCTACAAATGCACGCTAACAGCCGTGAAGAGATTTCAACAGTTTACGCTGGTGATATCGCTGCTGCTGTAGGTTTAAAAGATACTACTACTGGTGATACTCTTTGTGACGAGAAGAGTCTTGTTATCCTTGAGTCTATGGAATTCCCAGAGCCAGTTATCTCTGTAGCTATCGAACCAAAATCTAAAGCTGACCAAGATAAAATGGGTACAGCATTATCTAAGCTTTCTGAAGAAGATCCAACATTCCGTGCTCACACTGACCAAGAAACTGGCCAAACTATCATCGCTGGTATGGGTGAACTTCACCTTGATATCATCGTTGACCGTATGCGCCGTGAATTCAAAGTCGAAGCAAACGTTGGTGCTCCTCAGGTAGCATACCGTGAAACTTTCCGCGCTGCTGCGAAAGTTGAAGGTAAGTTTGCTCGTCAATCTGGTGGACGTGGACAATTCGGTCACGTTTGGATTGAGTTTGCACCTAACGAAGAAGGTAAAGGATTTGAATTCGAAAACAAAATCGTCGGCGGTGTAGTTCCACGTGAATACATCCCAGCTGTTGGAGCGGGTCTTGAAGACTCACTTAAAAATGGTGTACTAGCTGGTTACCCACTAGTTGACATTAAAGCAGCATTAGTTGACGGTTCTTACCATGATGTCGATTCATCTGAGATGGCGTTCAAAATCGCTGCATCTATGGCACTTAAAGCTGCGGTTTCTAAATGTAACCCAGTAATTCTTGAGCCAATGATGAAAGTTGAAGTTGTAATCCCTGAAGAATACATGGGAGACATCATGGGTGACGTAACATCTCGTCGTGGACGTGTAGAAGGTATGGAAGCTCGCGGTAACGCACAAGTTGTTCGCGCTATGGTTCCGCTTTCTGAAATGTTCGGTTATGCGACAGCATTACGTTCTAACACTCAAGGACGCGGAACATTCTCAATGACATTTGATCATTATGAAGAAGTACCGAAGTCTGTTTCAGAAGAAATTATTAAAAAAAATAAAGGCGAATAA
- the tuf gene encoding elongation factor Tu, with product MAKAKFERSKPHVNIGTIGHVDHGKTTLTAAITTVLAKAGGAEARGYDQIDAAPEERERGITISTAHVEYETETRHYAHVDCPGHADYVKNMITGAAQMDGGILVVSAADGPMPQTREHILLSRQVGVPYIVVFLNKCDMVDDEELLELVEMEVRDLLSEYGFPGDDIPVIKGSALKALQGEADWEAKIIELMTEVDAYIPTPERETDKPFLMPIEDVFSITGRGTVATGRVERGIVKVGDVVEIIGLAEENASTTVTGVEMFRKLLDQAQAGDNIGALLRGVAREDIQRGQVLAKTGSVKAHAKFKAEVFVLSKEEGGRHTPFFANYRPQFYFRTTDVTGIIQLPEGTEMVMPGDNIEMTIELIAPIAIEEGTKFSIREGGRTVGYGVVATIVE from the coding sequence ATGGCTAAAGCTAAATTCGAACGTTCTAAACCCCATGTTAACATCGGTACAATCGGCCACGTTGACCATGGTAAAACTACATTAACTGCTGCGATCACTACAGTTCTTGCAAAAGCTGGTGGTGCTGAAGCACGCGGATACGATCAAATCGACGCTGCTCCAGAAGAAAGAGAGCGCGGAATCACAATCTCAACTGCACACGTTGAGTACGAAACTGAAACTCGTCACTATGCACACGTTGACTGCCCAGGTCACGCTGACTATGTTAAAAACATGATCACTGGTGCTGCTCAAATGGACGGCGGTATCTTAGTAGTATCTGCTGCTGATGGCCCAATGCCTCAAACACGTGAGCACATCCTTCTTTCTCGTCAAGTAGGTGTTCCTTACATCGTTGTATTCTTAAACAAATGCGACATGGTTGACGACGAAGAATTATTAGAATTAGTAGAAATGGAAGTTCGTGACCTATTATCTGAATACGGATTCCCAGGCGACGACATTCCTGTAATCAAAGGTTCTGCTCTTAAAGCTCTTCAAGGAGAAGCTGATTGGGAAGCAAAAATCATTGAATTAATGACTGAAGTTGATGCTTACATCCCAACTCCAGAACGTGAAACTGACAAACCATTCTTAATGCCTATCGAGGATGTATTCTCTATCACAGGTCGTGGTACAGTTGCAACTGGTCGTGTAGAGCGCGGAATCGTTAAAGTTGGTGACGTAGTAGAAATCATCGGTCTTGCTGAAGAGAATGCTTCTACAACTGTAACTGGTGTAGAAATGTTCCGTAAACTTCTTGACCAAGCTCAAGCTGGAGACAACATCGGTGCTCTTCTTCGTGGGGTTGCTCGTGAAGACATCCAACGTGGACAAGTTCTTGCTAAAACTGGCTCTGTAAAAGCACACGCTAAATTCAAAGCTGAAGTTTTCGTATTATCTAAAGAAGAAGGTGGACGTCACACTCCATTCTTCGCTAACTACCGTCCTCAGTTCTACTTCCGTACAACTGACGTAACTGGTATCATCCAATTACCAGAAGGTACTGAAATGGTAATGCCTGGTGACAACATCGAAATGACTATCGAACTTATCGCTCCAATCGCTATCGAAGAGGGAACTAAATTCTCTATTCGTGAAGGTGGACGTACAGTAGGTTACGGTGTAGTTGCTACTATCGTTGAGTAA
- the rpsJ gene encoding 30S ribosomal protein S10 yields the protein MAKEKIRIRLKAYDHRILDQSAEKIVETAKRSGATVSGPIPLPTEKTIYTILRAVHKYKDSREQFEMRTHKRLIDIVSPTPQTVDSLMRLDLPSGVDIEIKL from the coding sequence ATGGCAAAAGAAAAAATTCGTATCCGTTTAAAAGCTTATGATCACCGTATTCTTGATCAATCAGCTGAGAAAATTGTAGAAACAGCTAAGCGTTCTGGGGCAACAGTTTCTGGTCCGATCCCATTACCAACTGAGAAGACTATTTATACAATTCTTCGTGCTGTTCATAAGTACAAAGATTCTCGTGAGCAATTCGAAATGCGCACACACAAACGTTTAATCGATATCGTGAGTCCTACTCCACAAACAGTAGATTCATTAATGCGTTTAGACTTACCGTCTGGTGTAGATATCGAAATTAAACTATAA
- the rplC gene encoding 50S ribosomal protein L3: MTKGILGRKIGMTQVFAENGELIPVTVIAANPNVVLQKKTTETDGYNAIQLGFEDKREKLTNKPEQGHTAKASTTPKRFIREIRDADVDGLEVGQEVKVEVFAAGEIVDVTGISKGKGFQGVIKRHGQSRGPMSHGSRYHRRPGSMGPVAPNRVFKGKKLAGRMGGDQVTIQNLEIVQVDTERNLLLVKGNVPGAKKSLVVVQGAVKVSK, translated from the coding sequence ATGACCAAAGGAATCTTAGGAAGAAAGATCGGTATGACTCAAGTATTTGCTGAGAACGGTGAGTTAATCCCAGTAACAGTTATCGCTGCTAATCCAAACGTTGTTCTTCAAAAGAAAACAACTGAAACTGATGGCTACAATGCAATCCAGTTAGGATTTGAAGATAAACGTGAAAAGTTAACTAACAAACCTGAACAAGGCCACACTGCTAAAGCATCTACAACTCCTAAGCGCTTCATTCGCGAAATCCGCGATGCAGACGTGGACGGATTAGAGGTTGGTCAAGAGGTAAAAGTTGAAGTTTTCGCTGCAGGTGAAATCGTTGACGTAACAGGAATTTCTAAAGGTAAAGGTTTCCAAGGTGTTATCAAACGCCACGGACAATCTCGCGGACCTATGTCTCATGGTTCTCGCTATCACCGTCGTCCAGGTTCAATGGGCCCAGTTGCTCCGAACCGTGTATTCAAAGGCAAAAAACTTGCTGGACGTATGGGTGGAGACCAAGTTACTATCCAAAACTTAGAAATCGTTCAAGTTGACACTGAGCGCAACTTATTACTAGTAAAAGGTAACGTTCCAGGTGCTAAGAAATCTCTTGTAGTTGTTCAAGGCGCTGTGAAGGTTAGCAAATAA
- the rplD gene encoding 50S ribosomal protein L4, with amino-acid sequence MPKVTVYNQTGSQVGEIELAEAIFGIEPNEAVLFEAVMMQRASLRQGTHKVKTRSEVRGGGRKPWRQKGTGRARQGSIRSPQWRGGGTVFGPTPRSYAYKLPKKVRRLAIKSALATKVVENNIVVLEDLVLNAPKTKDMLAVLKGLTVEKKALIVTADANESVELSARNIPGVTVITADGVNVLDVLHHDKLIMTKAAVEKVEEVLA; translated from the coding sequence ATGCCAAAAGTTACTGTATATAACCAAACTGGTTCACAGGTTGGTGAAATCGAATTAGCTGAAGCTATTTTCGGTATCGAACCAAATGAAGCTGTACTTTTCGAAGCTGTAATGATGCAACGTGCATCTTTACGTCAAGGTACACACAAAGTAAAAACTCGTTCTGAAGTTCGCGGTGGTGGTCGTAAACCATGGCGTCAAAAAGGAACTGGACGTGCTCGTCAAGGGTCTATCCGTTCTCCTCAATGGCGTGGTGGTGGTACGGTATTCGGACCTACACCAAGAAGCTATGCGTACAAACTTCCTAAGAAGGTTCGTCGTTTAGCAATTAAATCTGCATTAGCTACTAAAGTAGTTGAGAACAACATTGTAGTTCTTGAAGACCTAGTATTAAATGCACCAAAAACAAAAGACATGCTAGCAGTACTTAAAGGATTAACTGTTGAGAAGAAAGCTCTTATCGTAACTGCTGATGCAAACGAATCTGTAGAGTTATCTGCTCGCAATATCCCTGGAGTAACAGTAATCACTGCTGATGGCGTAAACGTTTTAGACGTGCTTCATCATGATAAGCTAATCATGACAAAAGCGGCAGTGGAAAAAGTAGAGGAGGTGCTTGCATAA
- the rplW gene encoding 50S ribosomal protein L23, whose amino-acid sequence MRDPRDIIKRPVITERSMEMMAEKKYTFDVDVKSNKTEVKDALEAIFGVKVEKVNIMNYKPKAKRVGRHAGFTSRRRKAIVKLTADSKEIEIFQGV is encoded by the coding sequence ATGAGAGATCCTCGTGATATCATTAAGCGCCCAGTTATCACTGAACGTTCTATGGAAATGATGGCTGAAAAAAAATACACGTTCGATGTGGACGTTAAATCTAATAAAACAGAAGTTAAAGATGCTCTTGAAGCGATCTTTGGTGTTAAAGTAGAAAAAGTGAACATCATGAACTACAAGCCGAAAGCAAAACGCGTTGGTCGTCACGCTGGTTTTACTAGCCGTCGTCGTAAAGCAATCGTTAAGCTAACTGCTGACAGCAAAGAAATCGAAATCTTCCAAGGCGTTTAA
- the rplB gene encoding 50S ribosomal protein L2: protein MGIKKYNPTTNGRRNMTTNDFAEITTDRPEKSLLAPLSKKAGRNNQGKITVRHQGGGHKRQYRIIDFKRNKDGIPGRVATIEYDPNRSANIALINYVDGEKRYILAPKSLEVGMEVMSGPEADIKIGNALPLINIPVGTVVHNIELKPGRGGQLVRSAGTSAQVLGKEGKYVLVRLTSGEVRLVLSACRASIGQVGNEQHELIKIGKAGRSRWLGKRPTVRGSVMNPVDHPHGGGEGRSPIGRKSPMSPWGKPTLGFKTRKKNKASDKFIVRRRKK, encoded by the coding sequence ATGGGAATTAAAAAGTATAATCCAACTACTAACGGTCGTCGTAATATGACTACGAATGATTTCGCTGAAATCACGACTGACAGACCCGAAAAGTCTTTACTTGCTCCTTTAAGCAAGAAGGCTGGTCGTAATAACCAAGGTAAAATTACTGTACGTCATCAAGGTGGCGGACATAAGCGTCAATACCGTATCATCGACTTTAAGCGTAACAAAGATGGAATTCCAGGACGCGTTGCTACGATCGAATACGATCCAAACCGCTCTGCGAATATCGCATTAATTAACTACGTTGACGGTGAAAAACGTTACATTCTTGCTCCTAAATCATTAGAAGTAGGTATGGAAGTTATGTCTGGCCCAGAAGCTGACATCAAAATCGGTAACGCATTACCATTAATCAACATTCCAGTAGGTACTGTTGTTCATAACATCGAGCTTAAGCCTGGTCGTGGCGGACAATTAGTTCGTTCTGCTGGTACATCTGCTCAAGTACTTGGTAAAGAAGGTAAATACGTACTTGTACGTTTAACTTCTGGTGAAGTACGTCTTGTATTATCTGCTTGTCGCGCTTCAATCGGTCAAGTAGGTAACGAACAACATGAACTTATCAAAATCGGTAAAGCAGGTCGCTCTCGCTGGTTAGGTAAACGCCCAACAGTTCGTGGTTCTGTAATGAACCCGGTTGATCACCCACACGGTGGTGGTGAAGGTCGTTCTCCAATCGGACGTAAGTCTCCAATGTCTCCATGGGGTAAACCAACTCTTGGATTCAAGACTCGTAAGAAAAACAAAGCGTCTGACAAATTTATCGTTCGTCGTCGTAAAAAATAA
- the rplV gene encoding 50S ribosomal protein L22: MQAKAVARTVRIAPRKVRLVVDLIRGKQVGEAIAILNHTPKTASPVVEKVLKSAIANAEHNYEMDINNLVVEKVFVDEGPTLKRFRPRAMGRASQINKRTSHITVVVSEKKEG; the protein is encoded by the coding sequence ATGCAAGCTAAAGCAGTAGCGAGAACAGTTCGTATTGCTCCTCGTAAAGTTCGTTTAGTAGTAGACTTAATCCGAGGTAAGCAAGTGGGTGAAGCGATTGCTATCCTTAACCACACACCAAAAACTGCTTCTCCAGTTGTAGAAAAAGTTTTAAAATCTGCAATCGCAAATGCAGAGCACAATTATGAGATGGATATTAACAACCTAGTTGTTGAAAAAGTCTTCGTTGACGAAGGTCCAACGTTGAAACGTTTCCGTCCACGTGCAATGGGTCGTGCAAGCCAAATTAACAAACGCACAAGCCACATCACAGTTGTGGTATCAGAAAAGAAGGAGGGATAA
- the rpsC gene encoding 30S ribosomal protein S3, whose protein sequence is MGQKVNPIGLRVGVIRDWESRWFAEKDYATLLHEDIKIREYINVRLKDSAVAKVEIERAANRVNVTIHTAKPGMVIGKGGTEVEALRKALNQLTGKRVHINILEVKRADLNAKLVGENIARQLENRVSFRRAQKQVIQRAMRAGAKGIKTQVSGRLGGADIARAESYSEGTVPLHTLRADIDYAAVEADTTYGKLGVKVWIYRGEVLPTKKKASEEGGK, encoded by the coding sequence ATGGGTCAAAAGGTTAATCCAATTGGTCTTCGTGTCGGTGTTATCCGTGACTGGGAATCTCGTTGGTTCGCTGAGAAAGATTACGCTACATTATTACATGAAGACATCAAAATCCGTGAGTACATTAATGTACGCTTAAAAGATTCTGCTGTTGCTAAAGTAGAAATCGAACGTGCAGCAAATCGTGTAAATGTTACAATTCACACTGCAAAACCTGGTATGGTAATTGGTAAAGGTGGTACTGAAGTTGAAGCACTTCGTAAAGCTCTTAACCAATTAACAGGCAAGCGTGTACACATCAACATTTTAGAAGTTAAGAGAGCTGATCTTAACGCTAAATTAGTAGGCGAAAACATCGCTCGTCAATTAGAAAACCGTGTATCATTCCGTCGTGCACAAAAGCAAGTTATTCAACGTGCTATGCGTGCAGGTGCTAAAGGTATTAAAACACAGGTTTCTGGTCGTCTTGGCGGAGCTGATATCGCTCGTGCAGAATCTTACAGTGAAGGAACTGTTCCACTTCATACACTTCGCGCTGATATTGACTATGCAGCAGTTGAAGCTGATACAACATACGGTAAATTAGGCGTAAAAGTATGGATCTACCGTGGAGAAGTCCTTCCTACAAAAAAGAAAGCTTCTGAGGAAGGAGGAAAATAA
- the rplP gene encoding 50S ribosomal protein L16 has translation MLMPKRVKYRREHRGKMRGRAKGGTEIAFGEFGLQAQAASWITNRQIEAARRAMTRYMKRGGKVWIKIFPSKPYTAKPLEVRMGSGKGAPEGWVAVVKPGKIMFEIAGVSEEVAREALRLAAHKLPVKCKFVKREENGGESNEN, from the coding sequence ATGTTAATGCCAAAACGCGTAAAATATCGTAGAGAGCATCGTGGTAAAATGCGTGGTCGTGCTAAAGGTGGAACTGAAATTGCTTTCGGTGAATTCGGTTTACAAGCACAAGCTGCTTCATGGATTACAAACCGTCAAATCGAAGCTGCTCGTCGTGCAATGACTCGTTACATGAAACGTGGCGGTAAAGTATGGATTAAAATTTTCCCTTCTAAACCTTACACTGCAAAACCTCTAGAAGTACGTATGGGTTCCGGTAAAGGGGCACCAGAAGGCTGGGTAGCAGTAGTAAAACCTGGGAAAATTATGTTCGAAATCGCGGGTGTATCTGAAGAGGTAGCACGCGAAGCATTACGTCTTGCAGCTCACAAGTTACCTGTGAAATGTAAATTCGTAAAACGTGAAGAAAATGGTGGTGAATCTAATGAAAACTAA
- the rpmC gene encoding 50S ribosomal protein L29: protein MKTNDIRELTTAEIETKVKALKEELFNLRFQLATGQLENPTRIREVRKAIARMKTVVREREIGINR, encoded by the coding sequence ATGAAAACTAATGATATTCGTGAATTAACCACTGCCGAAATCGAAACAAAAGTTAAAGCTTTAAAGGAAGAGTTGTTTAATCTTCGCTTCCAACTTGCTACAGGACAATTAGAGAATCCAACTCGCATTCGTGAAGTGCGTAAAGCAATTGCTCGTATGAAAACTGTAGTTCGTGAAAGAGAGATCGGAATTAATCGATAA
- the rpsQ gene encoding 30S ribosomal protein S17, with protein sequence MSERNQRKVYTGRVVSDKMDKTITVLVETYKTHSLYGKRVKYSKKYKAHDEQNQAKLGDIVKIMETRPLSATKRFRLVEIVEEAVII encoded by the coding sequence GTGAGCGAACGTAACCAACGCAAAGTTTATACTGGTCGTGTAGTGTCTGACAAAATGGACAAAACGATTACAGTTTTAGTTGAAACTTACAAAACTCATTCCTTGTACGGAAAACGTGTTAAGTATTCTAAGAAGTACAAAGCCCATGATGAGCAAAACCAAGCGAAACTTGGCGATATCGTTAAAATCATGGAAACTCGCCCGCTTTCTGCTACTAAGCGTTTCCGTTTAGTTGAAATCGTTGAAGAAGCGGTTATTATCTAA
- the rplN gene encoding 50S ribosomal protein L14: MIQQESRLKVADNSGARELLTIKVLGGSGRKYANIGDIIVATVKQATPGGVVKKGDVVKAVVVRTKSGARRPDGSYIKFDENAAVIIKDDKSPRGTRIFGPVARELRDSNFMKIVSLAPEVL; the protein is encoded by the coding sequence ATGATCCAACAAGAATCTCGTTTGAAAGTTGCTGACAACTCTGGTGCACGTGAACTTTTAACAATTAAAGTATTAGGCGGCTCTGGTCGTAAATATGCTAACATTGGTGACATTATCGTTGCTACGGTAAAACAAGCAACACCAGGTGGCGTTGTTAAAAAAGGTGACGTTGTTAAAGCAGTAGTAGTACGTACGAAGAGCGGAGCTCGTCGTCCGGACGGTTCTTACATCAAATTTGATGAAAACGCAGCGGTTATCATTAAAGACGATAAGAGCCCACGTGGTACTCGTATCTTCGGACCAGTAGCTCGTGAATTACGTGATAGCAACTTCATGAAGATCGTTTCTTTAGCTCCAGAAGTTCTATAA
- the rplX gene encoding 50S ribosomal protein L24: MHVKKGDKVQVITGKDKGKQGVILVAFPKQNRVIVEGVNIVKKHSKPSQLNPQGGIITKEAPIHVSNVMILDPKTGEPTRVGFKVEDGKKVRIAKKSGELLDK, from the coding sequence ATGCATGTAAAAAAAGGTGATAAAGTACAGGTAATCACTGGTAAAGACAAAGGAAAACAAGGCGTTATCCTTGTGGCTTTCCCAAAGCAAAACCGTGTTATCGTTGAGGGTGTTAACATCGTTAAAAAACACTCTAAGCCATCTCAATTAAATCCACAAGGTGGAATTATTACTAAAGAAGCACCTATTCACGTTTCTAACGTTATGATTTTAGATCCGAAAACAGGTGAACCTACTCGCGTAGGCTTCAAAGTAGAAGATGGTAAAAAAGTTCGTATTGCAAAAAAATCTGGTGAATTATTAGATAAATAA
- the rplE gene encoding 50S ribosomal protein L5 — MNRLKEKFQKEITPALVSKFNYKSVMEVPKIEKIVINTGVGDAVSNSKALDNAVEELTQIAGQKPVVTRAKKSIAGFRLREGMPIGAKVTLRGEQMYEFFDKLVSVSLPRVRDFRGVSKKSFDGRGNYTLGVKEQLIFPEIDYDKVSKVRGMDIVIVTTAKTDEEARELLTQFGMPFQK, encoded by the coding sequence TTGAATCGCCTTAAAGAGAAGTTCCAAAAGGAAATTACTCCTGCTCTAGTGAGCAAGTTTAACTATAAATCTGTGATGGAAGTACCGAAAATCGAAAAGATCGTAATCAACACTGGTGTTGGTGACGCGGTATCTAACTCAAAAGCTTTAGACAATGCAGTAGAAGAATTAACACAAATCGCAGGTCAAAAACCTGTTGTAACTCGTGCTAAAAAATCAATCGCTGGTTTCCGTCTTCGTGAAGGTATGCCAATCGGTGCGAAAGTAACTTTACGCGGCGAGCAAATGTATGAGTTCTTCGACAAATTAGTATCGGTTTCTTTACCACGTGTACGTGATTTCCGTGGTGTTTCTAAGAAATCATTCGATGGTCGTGGGAATTACACATTAGGTGTTAAAGAGCAACTTATCTTCCCTGAGATTGATTATGATAAAGTAAGCAAAGTACGCGGTATGGACATCGTAATCGTTACTACAGCGAAAACTGATGAAGAAGCTCGTGAACTTTTAACACAATTCGGTATGCCATTCCAAAAATAA
- the rpsN gene encoding 30S ribosomal protein S14, whose product MAKKSMIAKQKRTPKFKVQEYTRCERCGRPHSVYRKFKLCRICFRELAYKGQIPGVKKASW is encoded by the coding sequence GTGGCTAAAAAATCTATGATAGCGAAACAAAAGCGTACTCCTAAGTTTAAAGTACAAGAGTATACACGTTGCGAACGCTGCGGTCGTCCGCATTCTGTATACCGCAAATTTAAACTTTGCCGTATTTGTTTCCGTGAACTTGCATATAAAGGTCAAATTCCTGGTGTTAAAAAAGCTAGTTGGTAA
- the rpsH gene encoding 30S ribosomal protein S8 has product MVMTDPIADMLTRIRNANMVRHEKLEVPASKIKKEIAELLKREGFIRDVEYIEDNKQGILRIFLKYGANNERVITGLKRISKPGLRVYAKADEVPRVLNGLGIALVSTSKGVMTDKDARQLQTGGEVVAYVW; this is encoded by the coding sequence ATGGTGATGACAGATCCAATTGCAGACATGCTTACTCGCATCCGTAATGCGAACATGGTACGTCATGAGAAATTAGAGGTTCCTGCTTCTAAAATCAAAAAAGAGATCGCTGAACTTTTAAAACGTGAAGGTTTCATTCGTGATGTAGAATACATCGAGGATAACAAACAAGGTATCCTTCGTATTTTCCTGAAATATGGTGCAAACAATGAACGTGTAATCACTGGATTAAAACGTATCAGTAAACCTGGCTTACGCGTTTACGCTAAAGCTGACGAAGTACCACGTGTACTTAACGGATTAGGTATCGCTCTTGTTTCTACATCTAAGGGAGTAATGACAGACAAAGACGCTCGTCAATTACAAACTGGTGGAGAAGTAGTAGCATACGTTTGGTAA
- the rplF gene encoding 50S ribosomal protein L6, producing the protein MSRIGKKILEIPAGVTITIAEDNTVTVKGPKGELTRKFNADMSIKIEENTLTVERPSEQKEHRALHGTTRALIGNMVEGVTAGFARGLELVGVGYRAQKQGDKLVLSVGYSHPVEMTPEAGLEVEVPAPTKIVIKGIDKQRVGEFAANIRAVRAPEPYKGKGIRYEGEVVRRKEGKTAK; encoded by the coding sequence ATGTCTCGTATTGGTAAAAAGATTCTTGAAATCCCTGCAGGTGTTACTATTACAATTGCAGAAGACAATACTGTAACAGTAAAAGGCCCTAAAGGTGAATTAACTCGTAAATTCAATGCTGATATGTCTATCAAAATTGAAGAAAATACACTAACAGTTGAGCGTCCATCTGAACAGAAGGAACACCGTGCATTACACGGTACAACTCGTGCTTTAATCGGAAACATGGTTGAAGGTGTAACTGCAGGTTTCGCACGCGGACTTGAATTAGTCGGTGTTGGTTACCGTGCTCAAAAACAAGGAGATAAACTTGTTTTAAGCGTAGGTTATTCTCATCCAGTAGAAATGACTCCGGAAGCAGGTCTTGAAGTTGAAGTACCTGCACCAACTAAAATCGTAATTAAAGGTATCGACAAGCAACGTGTTGGCGAATTTGCTGCTAACATCCGTGCTGTACGTGCTCCTGAGCCTTACAAAGGTAAAGGTATTCGTTACGAAGGCGAAGTTGTTCGTCGTAAAGAAGGTAAAACTGCTAAGTAA